In the genome of Paracoccus tegillarcae, one region contains:
- the ccoP gene encoding cytochrome-c oxidase, cbb3-type subunit III, with the protein MGAALCEFRAVAAPAYQRGDLCLWRKRADLTTLAIEDPAHQFGVTGGAAVFRATSSPCHGAGAAGARGYPDLLDDDWLWGGSLEKIEVTVRHGTRNVTDADAPFSQMPAVGEFLPHDESASITEYVLSLFGRDRDAAMAKTGSQFFADNCVACHGDDGTGDRMQGAPDLTDAIWLYGGDREVIAETIDEARFGVMSGWSPRLSDAEVKAVTLYVYQPGGGE; encoded by the coding sequence CTGGGCGCAGCCCTATGCGAATTTCGGGCGGTTGCGGCCCCTGCATACCAGCGCGGTGATCTTTGCCTTTGGCGGAAACGTGCCGATCTGACCACGCTTGCCATCGAAGATCCCGCCCATCAGTTCGGGGTCACGGGCGGGGCGGCGGTGTTTCGGGCCACTTCTTCGCCATGCCACGGCGCCGGTGCGGCAGGGGCGCGGGGCTATCCCGATCTGCTGGATGATGACTGGTTGTGGGGCGGTTCTCTGGAGAAAATCGAGGTGACGGTCCGCCACGGCACCCGCAATGTGACCGATGCAGATGCGCCGTTCTCGCAAATGCCGGCTGTTGGCGAATTCCTGCCGCATGACGAGAGCGCGTCAATCACGGAATATGTGCTGTCCTTGTTCGGGCGCGATCGCGACGCCGCCATGGCAAAGACCGGTTCGCAGTTTTTCGCCGATAATTGCGTGGCCTGCCACGGCGATGACGGCACGGGCGACCGGATGCAGGGCGCGCCTGATCTGACCGATGCGATCTGGCTTTATGGCGGCGACCGCGAAGTGATCGCCGAAACCATCGACGAGGCCCGCTTTGGCGTCATGTCCGGCTGGTCGCCGCGTCTCTCGGATGCCGAGGTCAAAGCCGTGACCCTCTACGTGTATCAGCCAGGAGGTGGCGAGTAA
- a CDS encoding FixG Ig-like domain-containing protein, translating into MNQPNPRSLYAPREPIFPRRVAAKFRARKWWIMGVTLAICHVTPWIHWDRGPSLPDQAVLIDMAHRRFYFFWIRIWPQEFYFVAGLLIMAGIGLFLFTSALGRVWCGYTCPQTVWTDLFILVERWIKGDRNARVRLWNAPMTARKPRGLIGNLALSDAALLVRPQIEVAVSPIRNPLFVSLSDGSIGNAYDVRLRNKWGDERQFNIELAGDPNSQVRLERADDSSVMVPADTTALHRIYVLAPANTGSAMADTTDIRFAIEEPQSAERVGADSVFHGKEAQ; encoded by the coding sequence ATGAATCAGCCAAACCCGCGCAGTCTCTATGCGCCTCGCGAGCCGATTTTTCCCCGCCGGGTCGCGGCGAAGTTTCGCGCGCGGAAGTGGTGGATCATGGGCGTGACGCTGGCGATCTGTCACGTCACGCCATGGATCCATTGGGATCGTGGACCCAGCCTGCCGGATCAGGCGGTCCTGATCGACATGGCGCATCGGCGTTTCTATTTCTTCTGGATCAGGATCTGGCCGCAGGAATTCTATTTCGTGGCCGGCCTGCTGATCATGGCGGGGATCGGGTTGTTCCTCTTTACCTCGGCGCTTGGCCGGGTCTGGTGCGGCTATACCTGTCCTCAGACGGTCTGGACCGATTTGTTCATACTGGTCGAACGCTGGATCAAAGGCGACCGCAATGCCCGCGTGCGGCTGTGGAACGCCCCGATGACGGCGCGCAAGCCGCGCGGGCTGATCGGCAATCTGGCGCTGTCCGACGCGGCGCTGCTGGTCCGTCCCCAGATCGAGGTCGCGGTTTCGCCCATCCGCAATCCGCTGTTCGTCTCCCTGTCCGATGGCTCGATCGGCAACGCGTATGATGTCCGCCTGCGCAACAAATGGGGCGATGAACGGCAGTTCAATATCGAATTGGCCGGGGATCCCAATTCGCAGGTCAGGCTCGAAAGGGCCGACGACAGCAGCGTCATGGTGCCGGCCGACACAACCGCGTTGCACCGTATCTATGTGCTCGCGCCCGCGAATACGGGGTCTGCCATGGCGGATACGACCGATATCCGCTTTGCGAT